The nucleotide window CAATCCATCGAAGCACACAGGTCATATCGCTTGTCACTCATCAGATGATGTAGGGCTGCGCTTGAAGCGAGATGCATAAGCTGCAGCGCTAACGCCGAGAACACGCAGGAACGTACGACGCATCGAATCCGCTGATTGGAAGCCAGAGGTGTCCGCTATCTCCTTCATGCCCATAGCAGAGCTATCGATTGCTTGCTGCGCGGCCTCAACGCGCATACGATCGACGAACTGCCCTGGATTCATGCGGGTTTCACGTAGACAAACTCGTGTGAACTGTCGAGCACTCATGCCGAGGCGATCAGCAAGTTTCTCTACAGTGAGATCTTCCCGCAGGTTCTCCAGCATCCACACCTGCAGTTCATGTAACGGCTTTGAAGAGATCGACTGCCGCAAAAGCATGTGGCTATACTGAGCCTGCCCACCGGGCCGAACCAGGAACATCACCATAAAGCGTGCCACGTCAAGGGCGATATGGTGTCCATGATCCTCCTCAACAAGTGCAAGGCAAAGATCAATTCCAGCCGTGATGCCTGCTGAGGTGTACACGGACCCACTCTTCAGGAAAATAGGTTCCGGTCGTACTTCGGCTTTGGGAAATTCCCTCGCGAGTTGGTCACAGAATCTCCAGTGTGTGACCGCCTGCTTGCCATCAAGGAGGCCTGCCGCTCCCAATAGGAATGCTCCCGTACAAATAGAAGCCACACGTCGAGAGCGGGTAGCCGCCTCTGCGACCCAACTCACGAAAGCATCGTCATACACTCCAGCTTCTGAGCCGGGTCCGCCGGCGATGATGAGTGTGTCGATTGCTCCATCCAGAGTGGATATCGGAAGAGCACCCGATAGTGAAATACTCCGACTGGTCTGCAGACTATGCTCATTGGCCAAGCTGCCTAACTGTACTTCATAGCCCGGAGCATTTGAAAACACTTCTAGAGGTCCCGTCACGTCAAGAATCTGAACTGGCGGACACCCGACAATGACGATTCTTCTCATTCAGTAATTCTACCGACAGAAATTGCTCAGAGACCTGACACCGCGTCCTTCGTCAGGCGCGTCTTCCTTCAAAAGGAATGGAGGGTATGAGCACCTGCACGCCCGCCTGAGAAGCTGGGCTCCTGGAGTAAGAGAAGCGAATTGATGCTGCTCACCCTGGACGTTGCAAGCGAGGATTCCGTTTGCTCTGCAATCGCAAATCGCAATTCATATTGCGGGAAGGTCATGATCCTCGTCAATAATGCAGGCGCGGGTCTCGCCGGGCCTCTCGAAGCTGCTCCGATGGATGATTTCGAAGAGCCCTTTCAAGTCAACTTGTTCGGTGCAGTCCGAATGATCCAAGCGATCACACCAGTTTTCAGGAATCAAAAACATGGCGTCATCGTGAACATTTCTTCTGTTGTAGTGAGGTTTGGGGTTCCGTTCATGTCTCCTTACTGAGCTGGCAAGTTTGCCTTGGAGGGGTTATGCGAATCACTTTATTACGAACTGCTGCCATTCGACATTCGCGTTAAACTCGTCGAACCTGGTGGTATAAAGACAAAGTTTAGGCAGATCTTCAGACAGCATGATGCATTTGATGCTGATCTTCACGCCGTGAAGACGGTCGTTGAACAGAACCTGGGACCCGCATCTGCTCCCCCTGACCGCGCAGCGTGGCTGAGATCGCCTTCAAGGCCGCACCGGATGGAACATAGCGGCTCAGATACCTATCAAGACGCAGGGTGTGTCACTTCTTCACAGGTTTGCCTGAAAGTCTGTGGCGGTTCGCCATTGCATGATCAGTCGGCATTCGCCAATGCGGTGGTCTTGCGAAGGGTCGAAAACTCTTTTCCTACCGCAGACGTATGAGACGTGTGTAATGTTTGGTAGAGTGGTGCGTCTTTAGAGACGATGCTGCTTGTGAGCAGCACGGAAAAGGATTAACCCATGACGAAATGCTTTGATTGTTCCTGCGGTCATACCTGCAGTTGCATTGTTTGCAACTGCGCTAGCCGAAGCTAATCATAACGGGGGTGCGTCAACGTGCCCCCAACCAACCTATGTCTGAAACTTCAATCAGTATGATTCTCGACCACCGAGAGCAGTTCTTGCGCTTCCTGCAAAGGCGTGTACCCGAGCGTGCGATCGCAGAAGATATTCTGCAAGCTGCGTATCTGCGTGCGCTCCAGCATGACGGAGAGTTGCGGCAGGACGAGTCTGTCGGAGCTTGGTTCTATCGCGTGCTGCGTAATGCTGTTATCGACTACTACCGGCGCCGGAGCACAGAAGATAGGGCGCTACAGTCGTGGGGGCGTGAACTTGAGACTGTCGTTAGACCCAGCTCTGAGGAACACGATGAGATTTGTGGGTGTTTATCAGGTGTGCTCGATACGATTAAGCCTGCCTACTCCACATTGCTCCGCGCGGTGGACTTGGGCGAACAGCCGCTCACGGAATTCGCTCAGAGCAATAACATATCGACTTCGAACGCTGGCGTGCGTGCCCACCGCGCTCGGAAGGCTCTAAGGAAACAACTCATCAAAACCTGCGGTAGCTGCGCAGATCACGCCTGTATTGATTGCACCTGTCGCCGTTAGGAACATCAAGCTACTCCTAATTGTCCTTTGGAGACCAGGATAGGAAGATTCGGTCTGGTCAAGCTGGTAAGTCGAACACATCGCGAACCCGCCAACGATGACCAACTCACACAATCGGCTTCCAAGTCGCCGGGAAGATGGGTCCGCATGGTCATGTCGTGCAGCCCCGTGGCTTGATAAGAGTTGGTTTGGGTTCGTGAGCTTTGGTCAACAGATATCAAGGGGCAACGCAAGTGGAAGCGATCGGTAACCCAAGGCGTTGATAAACTACCTACATGCTAGCCCACAAAATCGAGCAGCACGTGTCGAAGGAACTGCTCGGTGTCGCAGAACGCTTTCGGCAGATGATTAGTCGATGGGTGCGTACGACACGCGATCAGGCTGGAACACCGACTTCGGCACAACTTGAAACCTTGAGCCTGCTACAAAACGAGGGTCCCGCAAGCATCGCTGCCTTGGCACGTAGACGCTGGGTGAAACATCAGAGTATGCGTCTGCTTGTCGAGCAACTTGCGGCTGAAGAGACAATACTAAAGACCTCCGATCCACAAGACCGCAGGAGCCAGATAGTCAGTCTTACAGCTAAGGGGCGATCCCTTTTGAGGCAAGAGCAACGCGTCCGCGCTCTTTGGATCGCCCAGGTCCTGCAGCAGAATTGCTCCACAGACGACCTGATTCAGGTAGTCGCAGCAATAGATACTCTGGATCGCGTCTTGCAGACCATCTTATCTAAGCCTGCTTAAGCATCGCGATGACAGAAGCCAGAGAGTTCATTCCCCAATGCTCGGCATAGCGTCCATTCTCGAGTCTTACAACATCGATTACATCGATGACAACTTGTTTATGAGTTGGCGGAATACCCAACAGTACCCCTTCGTGAATTCCGGTGATCGTCTTGCGAGTCGTGACCTTATCTCCCTCGGCGATCTGGTCTTGAATCGTCACGCGCAAATCCGACAAAGCAGGCTTTAGTATGTTCTGAAAAGTATGCCACATGCCTTCGGGACCATTAGAAGCGCCTTCCGGCGCAGAGTGATTGATGAAATTGTGTGCCATCAAGTTGTTAAACGAGGTCTTATTTCCCTCTTGTATGACTTCCAGATTGAAGCGACGCACCGCTGCCTTATTTGACTCAATAGACAAAACAACCTCCTGCAATTTCCTTAAATTGTACAGCACGCCTGTATACTGTGCGTAGGCGTGCGGCCGCTTCACAGACCACGGGCACATCGTGTCTCACGCGCACATGGTCTCTATTGATGCCCAACCCGAGATGCGGTCACGACGATCGCGGTAACAAGACCCTAGATAGTGCCGGAGCAGGGCACGGCCCCCGCAACAACAAAATATTGCGAGCATTCATGCCGGAAGTTGAAGCCAAGATGATGCGCGATCTTCCCATCTTCCACATGTCGCCAGCTCGTTGCCGAGAAAGCGAGATGACCATATAACCCTGGACGACATCTCTTCACTTCCCCGGCTCGGCTCATGGCTAACCTCGCATTATGAGGGTTCAGATCGAAGATTCAGACATCAGGGGCTCGTGCGGCCAACTTGGTCATGACCACGGCGCTGAGAGTATTTGTGACGGCTTTCCCAAATTATGTAGAAGAAGCGTTCTCAGTGGAAGAAACCGACTACCTGTTGAAGCCGATTGGCCTGGAGCGACTAGGTTAAGCGATTCAAAGAGCGGAGCTGCGAAAAGCAGAGAGGCTCGCCATACATGCGATGGATTTGTCGCATATGGGAGCCGAGATCCAAGATTGCAGCCATCGGTTGAAGGAGATCTCTTGAATCACTTCGTCAGCAGTCACTTCCTGGCGTGATATCGATGAGGCATACCGCGCACGTAATTCAAGAAGAGCTCACTTGCAAACACTGACTGATATATACCAAGGCCCTGATCGTCTACTTGCGGGCGGGGTAACGCATGAGCGATGGACCACGAGTAGTCTATAGGACTATGCTAGGCCTCGAGCCGAGGTGCGAACCTCATATGAGAGTGCTCAGCAGATTTCCGGACAGCGCCGCTAAGTGCATTAGTCTTGAAGTGTCGGTCGAAGAGCGCGTCGCGGCTTCCAGACATCAACCGATCTCAAAACCTGATTCGCGGCTAACTACCGGCGGCGCCTACTTGGTCCGGCTTCCCAATCGGGAGTTCGGATACACAGGAGCGCTTGATCGATCAATTCCCCGCTGTACGCTTGTGCTAATAAAGGGTGACCGAGCAGGAGCCGGAAATAAATTGGGGCAACGATCGCATCAAGTAGAAGTTCCGGGTCTGTCCCGGCTCGAAATTCCCCTGACGCTATACCGCGCTCAATGTCCCCCACGGCAGATGCTCTTCTCGGACGAATGTGGTTCTCGTAGAGTTCTTTCAGGATCGATGGATCTGCTTGGCCCTCTGCAATCAATTCGGCTACTACCTTTCCGAACAAACCATGGCATTGAGAGACGAGGTGATTGATCCTCGTCCGCAACGCCTCCTCCGCCGAAACCGCTTCCGGCATTTCAAGAATGGTACTAAAGCGCTCGTGGAACATGGCCATGATGAGAGCGGCTTTTGAAGGCCACCATTTGTAAAGTGTTGGCTTCCCAACACCTGCTCGTTGTGCGACGGCGTCCATGGTCAGGTCACGAGCGGGTTTCTCTTTCAGCAGCGCATGGACAGCGTTCATGATCGCAGCATGGGAAGCTGCCGCTTTGCTGCGCGGTCTTCCTATAGGGATCTGTTTGGATCTAGACTTCAGCACATCTTTAACTTACCTGAACGAGACGTAAATAGAAATGAATCTTATCCCTTTCCTTTACGTCTAGTAAAGTGGATTTAGTTGAACAGTCTTAAGAGAAGGGTTACCACAATGACAATATTACGGAAAGATTACAGTGAGACTTCGTGGCTTTTGCATCATCCATTGACCGCCGAGGATCGTGCGGCCATGGCCTCGATGCGCGCTATCGTGGAGCCAAACAAAGGGAAGCTTCAGGGAATAGCGGCCCGCCCTCTATTCGATGCAATGATGGAGCGCGTCGCTGTGCCGGCATCCATCGACTACACAGCCGACGAAATCGGCCGCGTACACGGATGGTGGTGTCGGCCGACGAATGCCGTGTCTGACCACGCAGTAATTCATATTCATGGCGGTTGGTTTAACTGGGGATCCGCCCAGGCTTTCCGCTACTTGGCGGGCCAGATCGCAGCGCAGATCGGTGCGGCGGTGTTTGTCCCGGACTACCGTCTTGCTCCAGAGTATCCATTTCCTGCCGCTACCGATGATGTCCGGTCCTGCTATTTTGGCTTAGTTGAGCGCGGCTACTCGAAGATCGCGATCACAGGCGATTCCGCGGGGGGAAACCTCGCGCTTGGCTTGCTGGTGTACCTTGCGGCAAACAGCGACATCCGCGGCGAAGCTTTGGTGGGTGGGGTAGCGATTTCACCTGTGACAGATCTGTCCCTATCGGGAGAGAGTTGGTCGACCCGTGCCGAAGCCGACCCTCTCTTTACTGTGCAGCAAATTGCCGGACTGACTCATTCCTACCTGGCAGAACAGGATCCAGTTGATCCGGTCGCTTCACCACTCTTCGCGGAATTGAAAGGCTTAGTGCCCATCCGCGTTCATGTGGGTAACGACGAAGTGCTGCTGGCTGATTCCGTCCGGTTTGTGGAGAGCGCGATCGCGGCAGGAGTCGATGCTCGTGTCGATGTATGGGAGGGCATGATTCATGGATTCTTGGGGAGCGTGGGACGCCTTACAGCTTCCAGGCAGGCTCTTACGGCCATTGGTGAATTTCTAAATGAACAATTCGCAGACTGACAGTCCGCACTTTTCCTCAAGTGTGACTCTCTGGATTGACGCAAAGCCAATCATGCACGCATTCGTATCGGGAGACAGCGAGGGATTAGTACAGCGCCAAAGACGCCCCTCACGACGAAATACCGACCGTCTGGAGTTGTGTGTAGCCCGATTTCACTCCTGGGACATCTCAGGCACAAACAAGGGCACCGATGCGGCAGCTGGACCTTGAACCTTGAAATTCAGAGTCGTCTGCTCATGGCCTTTTGGATGCTGCTCTCGCCACAACTTAAGCAGTAGCGGAGGCATAGCCGACATGACGACCCTTGTGCGATGGACCTTCGCATGACAGCCTGGACATAGCGAGATCATTAGATTCAGAACTGATTTACCCGGAACCCGATGGTGGACGATTATCGAGCGTTTGTCCCGGCCCGAAGCGTCACACACCCGACAACGCTTCCCGTCGCGCTGAAGAACCGCCTCACGCAAACCGCCGAAGTGCTCATCATCTTGCCACTTAAGCGTATAGCAGGTTGAGCAAAGACCCATTGCGAGGATTTTCCGATTCCCGCACGGACAATGCAGCGAGCGTTGTACTGGACCCTTCATTACCGCGCTCTCGATGAGGACCGGGCCCTTTTTGGGATCATTGGCTTCTTGGCAACGGCTGCAGCTTCAATCGCGGCCCAGCCCACATACCGATAGATCGTTGCGCGATTGACGCCGAACTCGCGGGCAAGACTCGTTTTCTCTTCTCCTTCGGCCAGACGGCGGCTCAACTCTGCCGTCCGCTCTGGTGAGAACTTCCGTTTGCGGCCCTTGTATGCCCCCGCTCGCTTTGCAAGTTCGATTCCCTCCCTTTGACGCTCCCGGACGCCGCCACCGATCTCCTCAAGCTCGCCCAGCAGCTTGAACTCGAACGCGCCGCCAGTCCCACACCCCACACCAAGGAAGAAATCGCCCACTTCCTCATCCGCATCGTCTTTTGCCTCTTTGCCGACTCCATCGGCCTCATCCCAAACAACGTGTTTCGCAGCCTCGTAGAATCAAGTCGCTCCTCACGCATCAACTTCAATAAGAAATTGCCTATTCTTTTCGAAGCCATGAGTCAGGAGGGCAGTTTCTTCGGCGCGGACGACATCCCGTGGTTCAACGGCGGCGTCTTCAATAACGCCCAGACCATCGAACTCAACAATGCCGACTGCGATATTCTTCGCAAAGCCGCCAAGCACGACTGGTCCCAAATCGAGCCCTCCATCTTCGGCACCCTCTTCGAGCGATCCCTCGACGCCGCTAAGCGCTCCATGATCGGCGCGCACTACACCTCGCCCGAAGACATCCTCCTGCTCGTCGATCCCGTCGTTATGACGCCGCTCCGCCGCGATTGGACTCGAACCCGCGCAGCCATTGAAGAAGCTCTCGCCGCTGAAGAGGAACAAACACAACGCCGCAACCTCCGCGCTAATCGTCCTGCCAGCAAGCTACTCACAGAGTGGGCAGAAAAGCTCAGCAAGGTTCGCATCCTGGACCCCGCCTGCGGCTCCGGGAATTTCCTCTACATCGCCATGAAGCAGCTTCTTGACCTCTGGCAAGAAGCTCGCGGCTTTGGCCTAAAACAAGGCCTAATTCTTCCCGTCGAATCCATGCCCACCCCGGCGCAACTCTACGGCATCGAGCTCGACTTCTATGCCCATGAGATTGCGTCAGCAGTGGTATGGATTGGCCTCCTCCAATGGAAGCGAGACCACAGCTACAACGACCAACCTAAACCCATCCTCCACAAGCTCGCCAACATCGAACACGCTGACGCAATCCTTCGTTATAACGAGTCGCTGAAATCCGATGATTACCCAAATGGCGAGCCTTACGAACCTGTGTGGCCGACAGCGGAATTTATCGTGGGCAATCCCCCATTTCTCCACGGGAGCAAGCTGCGTCGTGAGTTAGGTGACACGCTTGTAGAGGATCTATTTAGCCTTTACCGCGATCGTGTCGCGGGAGCCGCCGACTTGGTTTGCTACTGGCTTGAAAAAGGCCGCGCTCAGGTCGTTAGCAACGCAACCCAACGCGTCGGATTCATAGCTACGCAGGCCATTCGTGGCGGCGCTAGTCAAAAAGTTCTTGGACGGATAGAGGACACGGCATCAATTTTCTACGCTTGGAGCGATAGGAATTGGCTGCTAGACGGTGCGACTGTGCACGTATCATTCATTGCCTTTGATATAGGCGATGAGCAAAATCACACGCTCAACAACACTCCAGTCAAGAAAATTCACCGGGATCTGAGTGCTGGTTTCGACCTTACAACCGCCAAGTCGCTTGGCGAAAACCTCGGTGTTTGGGCTTATGGTTCGCAGACAAAGGCTCCTTTGATATTAGTGATGAGGCTGCGCAAAAGATTTTTCGTTCCCTCAGCCCTTTTGGACGGGATTACCGAGACGTAGTAAAGGTCGGTTTCAATGGCAAGAACCTTTTAGATCGCAAACCTCGATGGGTGATCGATTTCGGCGAAGATATGCCAGAAAAAGAGGCTTCGCTTCATGAAGCCCCTTTCGAGTATGTGAAAGAAGTAGTTTGGAAAGAACGTCGCGGACGGCGCGAGGTGAGACAAACATCGCTCTGGTGGCTCCATGCCCGACCTTCCCCAAAGTACCGACAAATTCTCGCTAAGCAGGCGCGCTATCTT belongs to Granulicella arctica and includes:
- a CDS encoding alpha/beta hydrolase → MASMRAIVEPNKGKLQGIAARPLFDAMMERVAVPASIDYTADEIGRVHGWWCRPTNAVSDHAVIHIHGGWFNWGSAQAFRYLAGQIAAQIGAAVFVPDYRLAPEYPFPAATDDVRSCYFGLVERGYSKIAITGDSAGGNLALGLLVYLAANSDIRGEALVGGVAISPVTDLSLSGESWSTRAEADPLFTVQQIAGLTHSYLAEQDPVDPVASPLFAELKGLVPIRVHVGNDEVLLADSVRFVESAIAAGVDARVDVWEGMIHGFLGSVGRLTASRQALTAIGEFLNEQFAD
- a CDS encoding GlxA family transcriptional regulator, which gives rise to MRRIVIVGCPPVQILDVTGPLEVFSNAPGYEVQLGSLANEHSLQTSRSISLSGALPISTLDGAIDTLIIAGGPGSEAGVYDDAFVSWVAEAATRSRRVASICTGAFLLGAAGLLDGKQAVTHWRFCDQLAREFPKAEVRPEPIFLKSGSVYTSAGITAGIDLCLALVEEDHGHHIALDVARFMVMFLVRPGGQAQYSHMLLRQSISSKPLHELQVWMLENLREDLTVEKLADRLGMSARQFTRVCLRETRMNPGQFVDRMRVEAAQQAIDSSAMGMKEIADTSGFQSADSMRRTFLRVLGVSAAAYASRFKRSPTSSDE
- a CDS encoding helix-turn-helix domain-containing protein, yielding MGDFFLGVGCGTGGAFEFKLLGELEEIGGGVRERQREGIELAKRAGAYKGRKRKFSPERTAELSRRLAEGEEKTSLAREFGVNRATIYRYVGWAAIEAAAVAKKPMIPKRARSSSRAR
- a CDS encoding TetR/AcrR family transcriptional regulator, encoding MNAVHALLKEKPARDLTMDAVAQRAGVGKPTLYKWWPSKAALIMAMFHERFSTILEMPEAVSAEEALRTRINHLVSQCHGLFGKVVAELIAEGQADPSILKELYENHIRPRRASAVGDIERGIASGEFRAGTDPELLLDAIVAPIYFRLLLGHPLLAQAYSGELIDQALLCIRTPDWEAGPSRRRR
- a CDS encoding sigma-70 family RNA polymerase sigma factor; the protein is MILDHREQFLRFLQRRVPERAIAEDILQAAYLRALQHDGELRQDESVGAWFYRVLRNAVIDYYRRRSTEDRALQSWGRELETVVRPSSEEHDEICGCLSGVLDTIKPAYSTLLRAVDLGEQPLTEFAQSNNISTSNAGVRAHRARKALRKQLIKTCGSCADHACIDCTCRR
- a CDS encoding DNA methyltransferase, translated to MTLPDAATDLLKLAQQLELERAASPTPHTKEEIAHFLIRIVFCLFADSIGLIPNNVFRSLVESSRSSRINFNKKLPILFEAMSQEGSFFGADDIPWFNGGVFNNAQTIELNNADCDILRKAAKHDWSQIEPSIFGTLFERSLDAAKRSMIGAHYTSPEDILLLVDPVVMTPLRRDWTRTRAAIEEALAAEEEQTQRRNLRANRPASKLLTEWAEKLSKVRILDPACGSGNFLYIAMKQLLDLWQEARGFGLKQGLILPVESMPTPAQLYGIELDFYAHEIASAVVWIGLLQWKRDHSYNDQPKPILHKLANIEHADAILRYNESLKSDDYPNGEPYEPVWPTAEFIVGNPPFLHGSKLRRELGDTLVEDLFSLYRDRVAGAADLVCYWLEKGRAQVVSNATQRVGFIATQAIRGGASQKVLGRIEDTASIFYAWSDRNWLLDGATVHVSFIAFDIGDEQNHTLNNTPVKKIHRDLSAGFDLTTAKSLGENLGVWAYGSQTKAPLILVMRLRKRFFVPSALLDGITET
- a CDS encoding SDR family NAD(P)-dependent oxidoreductase, which encodes MLLTLDVASEDSVCSAIANRNSYCGKVMILVNNAGAGLAGPLEAAPMDDFEEPFQVNLFGAVRMIQAITPVFRNQKHGVIVNISSVVVRFGVPFMSPY
- a CDS encoding ester cyclase, encoding MSIESNKAAVRRFNLEVIQEGNKTSFNNLMAHNFINHSAPEGASNGPEGMWHTFQNILKPALSDLRVTIQDQIAEGDKVTTRKTITGIHEGVLLGIPPTHKQVVIDVIDVVRLENGRYAEHWGMNSLASVIAMLKQA
- a CDS encoding MarR family winged helix-turn-helix transcriptional regulator, whose protein sequence is MISRWVRTTRDQAGTPTSAQLETLSLLQNEGPASIAALARRRWVKHQSMRLLVEQLAAEETILKTSDPQDRRSQIVSLTAKGRSLLRQEQRVRALWIAQVLQQNCSTDDLIQVVAAIDTLDRVLQTILSKPA